Sequence from the Microbacterium faecale genome:
CACGTTCTGCACGGGCGGGCAGACGTCCGGGGAGATCTGGACGCCACCGTTCGCCTTCGCGGCGCGACGCGGCGAGAAGACGCAGGAGCACTGCGCCGTGTACAACATGATCCGACTCGCCGACGTCCTGCTCCGCTGGACCGGAGACCTGTCGTACGCCGACTACATCGAACGAAACCTCTACAACGGTGTCCTCGCTCAGCAGCATCCGCAGACGGGGATGGTGGCGTACTTTCTGCCGCTCGTCGGCGGTGCCCGAAAGGACTGGGGGAGCCCGACCGAGGACTTCTGGTGCTGCCACGGATCGCTGGTGCAGGCGCACACACGCCACGCGCAGCTGGTCTTTTACGCCGACGGCGACAACGAGACCGTCACGATCGCGCAGTTCATCGCGGCACGGGCGAGCGTGCCCGTCGGCACCGCGACCGCCGATCTGCGCCTGGAGCTCCTCGACGAGGCCGATGACGTCGGTCCGGACGCGAATGCGGGGGCCGCCGGGGACCGGCATCGCCCGATGCGCACGCGGATGCGCGTGACCGTCGATGCTCCGGCGTCGATGCGGGTGCGGATCCGCATTCCGGAGTGGGCGGAGGGCGCCCCGGAAACGTCGGCGGACGACCTGGTGACGCGCGAGGGCGACGCGCTCTTTCTGGCGCACCCCGGCGGCAGGCTCAGCGTGGACGTCTCCTTCCGGTATGCGCTCCGCGCGGTGCCGATTCCGGACGAGCCGACCACGGTCGCATTCGCCGAGGGGCCGGTCGTGCTGGGCGGTCTCGTCGACCGTGAGGTCGCCCTGACCGGAGACGCGAGTCGCGCGCCCGAACTGCTCGCGCGCGACGACGAACGGCACTGGACGCGGTGGCTCCCGCGCTACCGCACGGTCGGGCAACCGGTCGCGATCCGCTTTCGACCGCTGCACGAGATCGCCGACGAGCCGTTCGCTGTGTACTTCCCCGTCGTCGGCGGATCCTGACGCGCGGTGTCAGCCGAGGTGCAGTTCGAACGTCGCGAAGGAATGCGGCGGCAGCTGAGCCGTGAGCACCCCATCCTCGATCTGTGCCTCGAGCGGCGCGGGCGCGACGCGATCGGGGGCATCGGGGTCGTTGAACGTTGTCGCGCTCTCGCCGGTCAGCACCCGTGCGCGGGTGAGCTTCGCGGCACGGCCACGCAGGTCGACACGGACGCGGCAGTCGGCGTCGACCGACATGTGCGTCAGCGAGATCAGCGCCGCATCCTCCGACGTCGAGGCGGACAGTGACACGAGGGTGAGCTCGTCGTCGCCGACCATGGTGGTGGGCGCCTCGAGCAGATGCGCCGATAACTGCCGCGCGTCGTGATGCCCGGAGTTCATTTCGAACACGTGGTACGTCGGCGTCAGGACCATGCGATCGCCGTCGGTGAGCACCATCGCCTGCAGTACGTTGATCGTCTGGGCGATGTTGGCCATCGCGAGCCGCGAAGCGTGTCGATGGAACACGTCGAAGTGGATCCCCGCGACGAGCGCGTCGCGCACGGTGTTCTGCTGGAACAGGAAACCGGGGTTGGTGCCCTCCGCGGCGTTCCACCAGGTGCCCCACTCGTCGCATACGAGATCGATGCGCCGGTCGGGGTCATACGAGTCCATGACGGCGATGTGTCCGCGGATCACGCGATCGATGTCCGTCGCGTACGCCATCGTGTCGTAGAACTGCGCGTCGGTGAACGCAGTCGCGTCCTCCGTGTTGATGCCGGATCCGGAGTGCGTGTAGTAGTGGAACGAGATCGCCTCGTACGGCAGGCTGTTGTACAGAACGTTGGTGTGGCTCTCCACGGCGCCCTTCATGAGGGCGCGCGTCCAGTCCAGGTCGTCTTCGTTGGCGCCCGCGGCGATGCGCACGAGTCGGTTGTCACCGTGGTTGCGGCTGTACATCGCGTAGCGGCGGGCCTGTTCCGCGTAAGCCTCGGCCGACATATTGCCGCCGCAGCCCCACGGCTCGTTTCCGAGCCCCCAGAACGGCACGCGCCACGGCTCGTCGCGGCCGTTCTCGCGACGAAGGCGCGCCATGGGGCTGTCGTCGCCCCGGGTGAGGTACTCCGCCCATTCCGACATCTCCTGGACGGTGCCGCTGCCGACGTTGCCGTTGACGTAGGCGTCGGCGCCGAGGAGGTCGCACAGGTCCATGAACTCGTGGGTGCCGAAGTGGTTGTTTTCCACGACGTCGCCCCAGTTCGTGTTCGCGATGCGGGGGCGTTCGTCGCGCGGACCGATGCCGTCGCGCCAGTGATATGCGTCGGCGAAGCAACCGCCCGGCCACCGCAGGTTCGGGATCCGGAGCGCGCGCAGGGCGTCGACGACGTCGCGGCGGATGCCGCGCACGTTCGGGATCTCGGAGCCCTCGCCGACCCAGAAGCCGTTGTAGATGCAGCGCCCGAGGTGTTCAGCGAAGTGGCCGTAGAGGTGGCGGCTGATCCGAGCGCCGACCACGTCGAGGTCGACGACGGCGCGGGCGACGGCGCTCAATGTGCCGCCCCCCAGTCGGCGCGCGAGGTCCGTGGCACGATGGGCGGCCGGGTGGCCGTCGTCATGAGATCGATGCGACGCCCCTCACGCGCGGAGTCCGTGAGCGCCGTCATGATCTCGAGCACGTGCAGGGCGATGTCGCCGTGCGCGCGGGCGCCGCCGTCCCGCACGAAGTCGATCAGTCCGATGCCGCGCCCGGCGTTCTCGTAACCCGCGCGCACGGGCAGCGAATCCCAGTTGTCGGCGCCCGGACGCCTCAGACGCACCTCGCCGTCGAAGAAGTTCGGATCAGGCAGCGCGAGGGTCGCCTCCTCGCCGTGCATCTCAATCGGCGCGGCCTGGGTGGCGACGCCGTCGAAGCTGAACGTCACGGTCGAGACCGCGCCGCTGACGTGCTCGAGGATGCCGGTGACGTGCGTGTCGACCTCGACCGGGATCTCCTCGCCCGCGCGCGGCCCCGTGGCGATCTGCCGCACGTCGCGCGATCGCGACGATGCGCCCGAGACGCGTGCGACAGGGCCCAGCAGGTGGAAGAGCGCGGTGAGGTAGTACGGTCCCATATCGAACAGCGGGCCGCCTCCCTCGCGGTAGTAGAAGTCGGGGTGCGGGTGCCATGCCTCGTGGCCGGGAGCCGTCCAGGAGGCGACGGCGGCGACCGGGCGGCCGATCTCGCCGGCGTCGACGGCGGCCCGGGCGGTCTGTACGCCGGCACCGAGAGCGGTGTCCGGAGCACAGCCGACCCACGCGGATCCGGCCGCGTCGAGGATCTGGCGCGCCGGCGCGACCGTCGGGGCGAGGGGCTTCTCGCCGTAGACGTTCTTGCCGTGGCGGAGAGCCGCCAACGCGACGGGAGCGTGTGCGGCGGGCACGGTGAGGTTCAACACGGTGTCGACGGCCGGATCCGCGAGGAGTTCCTCGACCGTGAGCGAGCGACAGCCGGGGATCCGCTGTGCACCCGCGGCCGCGCGCGCCGGGTCCAGATCCGCCGTGGCGACGATGCGCACGTCAGGATGCGCGGCGAGCGTGTCGAAGTACTGTCCTGAGATGACGCCGATTCCGACTATTCCGATACCGTGCGGCTCGCCCACAGCATTCCCCTTTCGATGATGGTGCGCACATTCACGTCCCGGAGGACGACCGGACCGTGTCCGGGGGTCGCGACGAAGACACGTCCTCGGCCCCAGCGCCGCGTCCACACGGCGGGAGTGACCACCGGGCGATGCCATGGGTGGTGCGCCTGGACGGGATGGGTGGTGGTCGCGAGGACGTCGTTGAGATCGTCGGTCAGCACCCAGTACTGCTCTGTCTTCAGGGTGAAGTCCTCGAGACCCGCCATGATCTCGTGTTCGCGACCGAGTTCCGTCAGATCCACTGTGTAACAGAGGTAATTGTCCGACTCGTCGCCGGCGCGGTCGTTGGGGTGCTTCGCCGGGTGCGTCGCGAACTGCCCGCCGATCAGGTGCAGATAGTCGGAGTTGCTGCGGTACGAGTCGGCGATTCCGCCGTGCCAGCCGGCCAGACCGGTGCCGCGCTCGACCGCGCGGCGGAGACCGGTGAACGCCTCCGTGGAGATCTCCGACATCGTCACCGACTGCACGATCAGATCGGTCTTGGCCATCGTGGTCTCATCGGCATAGACGTCGTTTGACTCCGCGACGCTCACCTCGAAGCCGCTGCGTTCGAGGAATGGCAGGAACATGTCGGTGGCCTCGACGGGGCGATGGCCCTCCCACCCCCCGCGAACGACCAGCGCTCTCCGAGTGGTCATGTGCGCTCCTTCCGCTGTGATGCATCGCGAGCGAGGTACGCGTCGACGTCGGCGTCGACGTCTGCGCGTCCTCGAGAACCCGTGCGGATCGCGAGAAACACTGCCAGGTGCGTTGACGAATGTCTCGTAAATTGCGCAAAATAGACGGATGCGCGCTCCCTCCCGGGTCACCCTCGCCCGTGTCGCGAGCGAATCGGGCGTCAGCGTCTCGACGGCATCGCGAGCGGTCCGCGGGCGCGGAGATATGTCGGCGGCCACGCGCGCCCGTGTGCTGCGGGTCGCCGATGCACTGGGCTATTCGCCGACGGGGGAGAGGCGCGGGCGGCCGCGGGGTGGCACCTCGCTCATGTTCGACCTCGTGCTCGGACACTTTCACGACCCGTACACCGACGAGGTCACGGCGGGAGCGCGAACGGCTGCCGCCACGCTGCGGTACGACCTCGTCCTGACGACGGCGCACGGGAACCCGGACGACGACTGGCCGGACCGCATCCGCTCGCGCGGCACGGCGGGTGTCATCCTCGGCCTGCTCGTCCCGACCGCGGCCCAACTGGGCCGAATGCGCGAGGCCGGGATCCCGGTCGTGCTGCTCGAGCCGCCCGAGGAAGCACCCGAGCGTCTGCCGAGCGTGCGCACGACCGACCACGCGGGCGGCGCCGCGGCCGCGCAGCACCTCCTCGAACGCGGCGTGCGCCGCTTCATCGTCATCGGCGGGGCGCCCTCCTACCGGTACGGTCGCGCCCGGGTTGAGGGCTTCCTCTCGACCATCGAGCGTGCAACGCCCGGCGCGCCCTGTGTGCGGGCCGAGGCCGACTGGGGCGCGATGGGCGCGTGGCGTGCGTGCGCGCAGTCCCTCGCGCAGATCGGGGGACAGGGGCCCATCGGGGTGTTCGCCTGCTCGGACGAGATGGCGGCGGGCGCCTACCGCGCGATCGGCGAAGCGGGCCTGGTGATCCCGCGGGACGTGATGGTCGTCGGGTTCGACGACGTGCGCGGCGCCCGGTGGCTGCACCCCTCGCTGACGACGATCCGTCAGCCGATCCGCGAGATGGCGGCGGCCGCGGTGCAGATGCTCGCGCGCCAGGTCGCAGGTCGCGACCGCGTCGACGACGTCGTGCACCTCCCGACCGAGCTCGTGACGCGCGGGTCGACGCGGGCGCGCTTCCCCGTCTGACCTCCCGACCGTCGGAGATCGATCTCACAGGGTCTTGTGCCGGAGCCTCGACCTGTGCGAACAATGGTCGGATGAACGCTCAGCGCCTCATCCACCTCACCGCCGGCGACGTCTCCGTCGTCCTCGTCTCGTCCGATCACGCGCTGCCGGTCATCGCACACTGGGGTCCACGGATCCGCGCCACCGACGACGACCTCGTCGCGTTCTGGGACGCGGAGCACCGCCCGGGGCTCGAGGGCGTCTCCGACGTGCCGTATCGGCCCTCGCTGCTCCCCGAGCATGGGGCCGCGTGGTTCGGCCACCCGGGGTTCGAAGCGCATCGCGCGGGCGCCGCCTGGGCGCCCCGGTTCGTCGTGCGGTCCGTCGAGATCGACGGCGGCGAGATGACGCGCGCCGTCGTCCAGACCGGACCGGCGCGTGTGGCGTTCACAGCGCACGACGAGTGGGCGGCGGTCGAGCTCGAGATCGACCTCGAACTCTCGCCGGAGGGACTCCTGCGGGTGCGCAGCAGCGTGCGAAATGGCGCCGCCTCCGGCGAACCGCTCGAGATCCAGGGGATGACGCTTGCGCTGTCGATCCCGACGCGGGCGAGCGAGCTGCTCGACTTCGCAGGGAGATGGGGACATGAGCGACTCCCGCAGCGGCACCCGGTCGTGCGCGGTGCGCACGTGCGTGACTCGCGGCGCGGACGGACGGGCCTCGACGCGACGACCATCCTGGCGGCGGGCGTTCCGGGGTTCTCTTCGGACGCGGGCGAGGTCTGGCTCGGTCACGTCGGATTCAGCGGCAACCATCATCACGCGCTCGAGCGCGGCGACGC
This genomic interval carries:
- a CDS encoding beta-L-arabinofuranosidase domain-containing protein → MTLHHIPLTAARLERGLFDSRRRLNREYLAALQPDALLQNHYIEAGVGSQLWHLHPSRDSSRDRGLDRHWGWETPGALLRGHFVGHWMSAVAREVAVTGDGVLRAQLDAVLDGLERCQRESDGEWLWAIPPSVLRRLDEGRSVWAPQYNMHKTLMGLVDVHRDLADERALALARRATQPLLRWVRGHDDASFQRILEVETGGMLEVWADLLEATGDPIYRELLDRYYRRSLFDGLLAGHDVLTNMHANTTIPEVLGAARAYEVTGDDIWRRIVEAYWDWAVVRRGTFCTGGQTSGEIWTPPFAFAARRGEKTQEHCAVYNMIRLADVLLRWTGDLSYADYIERNLYNGVLAQQHPQTGMVAYFLPLVGGARKDWGSPTEDFWCCHGSLVQAHTRHAQLVFYADGDNETVTIAQFIAARASVPVGTATADLRLELLDEADDVGPDANAGAAGDRHRPMRTRMRVTVDAPASMRVRIRIPEWAEGAPETSADDLVTREGDALFLAHPGGRLSVDVSFRYALRAVPIPDEPTTVAFAEGPVVLGGLVDREVALTGDASRAPELLARDDERHWTRWLPRYRTVGQPVAIRFRPLHEIADEPFAVYFPVVGGS
- a CDS encoding Gfo/Idh/MocA family protein, yielding MGEPHGIGIVGIGVISGQYFDTLAAHPDVRIVATADLDPARAAAGAQRIPGCRSLTVEELLADPAVDTVLNLTVPAAHAPVALAALRHGKNVYGEKPLAPTVAPARQILDAAGSAWVGCAPDTALGAGVQTARAAVDAGEIGRPVAAVASWTAPGHEAWHPHPDFYYREGGGPLFDMGPYYLTALFHLLGPVARVSGASSRSRDVRQIATGPRAGEEIPVEVDTHVTGILEHVSGAVSTVTFSFDGVATQAAPIEMHGEEATLALPDPNFFDGEVRLRRPGADNWDSLPVRAGYENAGRGIGLIDFVRDGGARAHGDIALHVLEIMTALTDSAREGRRIDLMTTATRPPIVPRTSRADWGAAH
- a CDS encoding alpha-N-arabinofuranosidase; its protein translation is MSAVARAVVDLDVVGARISRHLYGHFAEHLGRCIYNGFWVGEGSEIPNVRGIRRDVVDALRALRIPNLRWPGGCFADAYHWRDGIGPRDERPRIANTNWGDVVENNHFGTHEFMDLCDLLGADAYVNGNVGSGTVQEMSEWAEYLTRGDDSPMARLRRENGRDEPWRVPFWGLGNEPWGCGGNMSAEAYAEQARRYAMYSRNHGDNRLVRIAAGANEDDLDWTRALMKGAVESHTNVLYNSLPYEAISFHYYTHSGSGINTEDATAFTDAQFYDTMAYATDIDRVIRGHIAVMDSYDPDRRIDLVCDEWGTWWNAAEGTNPGFLFQQNTVRDALVAGIHFDVFHRHASRLAMANIAQTINVLQAMVLTDGDRMVLTPTYHVFEMNSGHHDARQLSAHLLEAPTTMVGDDELTLVSLSASTSEDAALISLTHMSVDADCRVRVDLRGRAAKLTRARVLTGESATTFNDPDAPDRVAPAPLEAQIEDGVLTAQLPPHSFATFELHLG
- a CDS encoding LacI family DNA-binding transcriptional regulator produces the protein MRAPSRVTLARVASESGVSVSTASRAVRGRGDMSAATRARVLRVADALGYSPTGERRGRPRGGTSLMFDLVLGHFHDPYTDEVTAGARTAAATLRYDLVLTTAHGNPDDDWPDRIRSRGTAGVILGLLVPTAAQLGRMREAGIPVVLLEPPEEAPERLPSVRTTDHAGGAAAAQHLLERGVRRFIVIGGAPSYRYGRARVEGFLSTIERATPGAPCVRAEADWGAMGAWRACAQSLAQIGGQGPIGVFACSDEMAAGAYRAIGEAGLVIPRDVMVVGFDDVRGARWLHPSLTTIRQPIREMAAAAVQMLARQVAGRDRVDDVVHLPTELVTRGSTRARFPV
- a CDS encoding ThuA domain-containing protein produces the protein MTTRRALVVRGGWEGHRPVEATDMFLPFLERSGFEVSVAESNDVYADETTMAKTDLIVQSVTMSEISTEAFTGLRRAVERGTGLAGWHGGIADSYRSNSDYLHLIGGQFATHPAKHPNDRAGDESDNYLCYTVDLTELGREHEIMAGLEDFTLKTEQYWVLTDDLNDVLATTTHPVQAHHPWHRPVVTPAVWTRRWGRGRVFVATPGHGPVVLRDVNVRTIIERGMLWASRTVSE